Proteins encoded together in one Chthonomonadales bacterium window:
- the ruvA gene encoding Holliday junction branch migration protein RuvA, which produces MIAHLRGSVARVEANSVVLDVNGVGYRVWVPLSVLQALPEAGGPVTLHTAMTVREDDISLFGFLGPEELQVFQLVTGVPGVGPKVGLSMLSVMDAGELARAIAGSDARALTRIPGVGPKLAQRVILELGERIGELAFEQRVEALSARQEPGANEAFEDAVEALVNLGYSRPDSRRAAERAMSAVPDRASAASVIREALNLLTRAGRR; this is translated from the coding sequence GTGATCGCGCACCTCCGAGGGTCGGTGGCGCGGGTGGAGGCCAACAGCGTCGTGCTCGACGTGAACGGCGTGGGCTACCGCGTGTGGGTGCCGCTGAGCGTCCTTCAGGCGCTGCCGGAAGCCGGTGGCCCGGTGACGCTGCACACGGCGATGACCGTGCGCGAGGACGACATCTCTCTCTTCGGCTTCCTCGGCCCCGAGGAGTTGCAGGTGTTCCAACTCGTCACGGGCGTTCCGGGGGTGGGGCCGAAGGTGGGGCTTTCCATGCTCAGCGTGATGGACGCGGGCGAGTTGGCCCGCGCCATCGCTGGCAGCGACGCGCGCGCCCTCACGCGCATTCCGGGCGTCGGGCCCAAGCTGGCGCAGCGGGTGATCCTGGAGCTCGGCGAGCGTATCGGCGAGTTGGCCTTCGAGCAGCGCGTGGAGGCGCTCAGCGCCCGGCAGGAGCCCGGCGCCAACGAGGCGTTCGAGGACGCGGTGGAGGCGCTGGTGAACCTGGGCTACAGCCGGCCGGACTCGCGCCGCGCGGCCGAGCGCGCCATGAGTGCCGTGCCGGACCGCGCCAGCGCCGCCTCCGTCATCCGGGAAGCCCTCAACCTGCTGACCCGCGCCGGCCGGCGCTAA
- a CDS encoding isochorismatase family protein: MLVPSSRHPSLLRSEDALLLVIDTQKPLLDVIWEPERLLVGVGLLMDAARILRVPVVPTVQNSRRLGPPVEAVTKRLPSLAVPFDKMQFSCLGSDAIGSEVHRSGRRQILLCGMETHVCVSQTAHDLLAHGYEVHVAADAVSSRTERNWEIGLRRMERAGAVITSAETAIYEMLYEAGTPEFREVLELVK; the protein is encoded by the coding sequence GTGCTCGTCCCATCCAGCCGTCACCCATCGCTTCTGCGGTCCGAGGACGCGCTTCTCCTCGTCATCGACACGCAAAAGCCGCTCCTTGATGTGATCTGGGAGCCAGAGCGCTTGCTGGTCGGTGTCGGCCTCCTGATGGACGCCGCGCGCATCCTGCGCGTGCCCGTGGTGCCGACCGTGCAGAACTCCCGGCGCCTGGGCCCGCCCGTGGAGGCGGTGACCAAGAGGCTCCCGTCGCTCGCGGTGCCCTTCGACAAGATGCAGTTCAGCTGCCTGGGGAGCGACGCCATCGGCTCCGAGGTGCACCGTTCCGGGCGGCGCCAGATCCTGCTGTGCGGCATGGAGACGCACGTGTGCGTCAGCCAGACAGCGCACGATCTGTTGGCGCATGGCTACGAGGTGCACGTGGCGGCGGATGCGGTCTCCTCGCGAACAGAGCGCAACTGGGAGATCGGCCTGCGGAGGATGGAGCGAGCGGGAGCGGTGATCACCTCGGCGGAGACGGCGATCTACGAGATGCTCTACGAGGCCGGCACGCCGGAGTTCCGTGAGGTTCTCGAGCTTGTAAAGTAA
- a CDS encoding GntR family transcriptional regulator: protein MAAPLPYPRYQRIRRHIETQIRQGDIAVGERIPGERELAREYGVSQMTVNRAIQDLVRAGLLFRRVGAGTFVRSNGEDGGLTAAFPFVLVVPFTDHPEEDMYLSVPFRAICQAASEAERPLMVVQAPERDFARVVAERPEHGFIFVAPCSRSLDTLVTLSVSRVPFVVLGASWQEAPFACVDSDNAGGARDAADYLVSLGHERIAFLNAPDVSANCRDRLTGYRQALAARGLELDPDLVVEAATDRDLGEAARQRLIRLLTRAEPATAVLCAGYLLTLELWSLLWLLRLRVPADVSVIGFDDPPSAQHLTPPLTVVRQPLWAMGERAVERLRAITPAACRPPSARGPEHLPTELVLRGSCERRSRTTAAE from the coding sequence ATGGCCGCACCGCTTCCCTATCCCCGCTATCAGCGCATCCGCAGGCACATCGAGACGCAGATCCGGCAGGGCGACATCGCCGTCGGCGAGCGCATCCCGGGCGAGCGCGAGCTGGCGCGGGAGTACGGCGTGAGCCAGATGACGGTCAACCGCGCCATCCAGGACCTGGTCCGCGCCGGGCTGCTGTTTCGCCGCGTGGGGGCCGGCACCTTCGTGCGCTCCAACGGCGAGGACGGCGGGCTGACCGCGGCCTTTCCGTTCGTGCTCGTCGTGCCCTTCACCGACCATCCCGAGGAGGACATGTACCTGAGCGTGCCCTTCCGGGCCATCTGCCAGGCCGCGTCGGAGGCGGAGCGGCCGCTGATGGTGGTGCAGGCGCCGGAAAGAGACTTCGCCCGGGTGGTGGCCGAGCGGCCCGAGCACGGTTTCATCTTCGTGGCGCCCTGCTCCCGCAGCCTCGACACGCTGGTGACCCTCTCCGTTTCCCGTGTGCCCTTCGTCGTGCTCGGCGCCTCGTGGCAGGAGGCGCCCTTCGCGTGCGTCGACAGCGACAACGCGGGCGGCGCCCGGGACGCCGCCGACTACCTGGTCTCCCTCGGCCATGAGCGGATCGCCTTCCTGAACGCGCCCGACGTCTCCGCCAACTGCCGCGACCGGCTGACCGGCTACCGGCAGGCGCTCGCGGCCCGCGGGCTCGAGTTGGACCCGGACCTGGTCGTGGAGGCCGCCACCGACCGCGATCTCGGGGAGGCCGCCCGCCAGCGGCTGATCCGCCTGCTGACGCGCGCGGAGCCCGCCACCGCCGTGCTCTGCGCCGGCTATCTGCTCACGCTCGAGTTGTGGAGCCTGCTGTGGCTGCTGCGCCTGCGCGTGCCCGCCGACGTAAGCGTGATCGGGTTCGACGACCCGCCCTCCGCGCAGCACCTGACGCCGCCGCTCACCGTGGTGCGCCAGCCGCTCTGGGCCATGGGCGAGCGGGCCGTCGAGCGACTTCGGGCCATCACCCCGGCCGCGTGCAGACCGCCGTCGGCGCGCGGACCCGAGCACCTGCCAACGGAACTGGTGCTGCGCGGCTCGTGCGAGCGCCGCAGCCGCACGACGGCCGCCGAGTAG
- a CDS encoding DUF1559 domain-containing protein, producing the protein MKRRGFTLIELLVVIAIIAILAAILFPVFAQARERARATSCLSNLKQIGIALMMYSGDYDDTYLWNPWPGGLSLDYYEPFAQPTVGWYDMLQPYVKNTGIFACPSYRGEFYTGNYPASYKLGVGLNELCLAMRVVPAAKVSTPAEIALVGDGISVWSTFVGYGVQDADGVTRAYWLRSGMVDWFYGSPRHFDGINAVFADGHAKFSGKPSLTHSSDLYDGYYRNLKLSNVYWNFTDPCQ; encoded by the coding sequence ATGAAGCGTCGTGGTTTCACCCTCATCGAACTGCTCGTGGTGATCGCTATCATCGCGATCCTCGCGGCGATCCTGTTCCCCGTCTTTGCCCAGGCGCGCGAGCGCGCACGCGCCACGTCCTGCCTCTCCAACCTCAAGCAGATCGGCATCGCCCTGATGATGTACTCGGGCGACTACGACGACACCTACCTCTGGAACCCGTGGCCAGGCGGCCTGAGCCTCGACTACTACGAGCCGTTCGCGCAGCCAACGGTCGGCTGGTACGACATGCTGCAGCCGTACGTGAAGAACACGGGTATCTTCGCCTGCCCGAGCTACCGCGGCGAGTTCTACACCGGCAACTATCCGGCATCGTACAAGCTCGGGGTGGGCCTCAACGAGTTGTGCCTCGCGATGCGCGTGGTGCCGGCCGCCAAGGTCTCCACTCCCGCCGAGATCGCGCTCGTGGGCGACGGGATCAGCGTCTGGTCGACCTTCGTGGGCTATGGTGTGCAGGACGCCGACGGCGTCACCCGCGCGTACTGGCTCCGCAGCGGCATGGTGGACTGGTTCTACGGCTCGCCCCGTCACTTTGACGGGATCAACGCCGTGTTCGCGGATGGTCACGCCAAGTTCAGCGGCAAGCCATCCCTTACGCACAGCAGCGACCTGTACGACGGTTACTATCGGAACCTGAAGCTCAGCAACGTCTACTGGAACTTCACCGACCCCTGCCAGTAG
- a CDS encoding ABC transporter substrate-binding protein, translating to MRAHTRRIPLALLAPAAAALAGCGPRAAAPGAPGAAGKALTVGFSQIGAESSWRTAETESIRSEAARRRVDLKFSDAQQKQENQIRAVRAFIAQSVDAIILAPVVESGWEPVLREAKRAGIPVILVDRGVRVTDESLYTTLIASDFVAEGRMAGEWLAKKLGGKGAVVELQGTPGAAPAIDRKKGFEEALAASPGIRITRSQSGDFTRAKGKEVMEAFLKAAQGEGTKIDAVYAHNDDMALGAIQAIEEAGLRPGHDIVLVSIDGVRPAFEAMVAGKLSCTVECNPLLGPAAFDAVEQAVAGKSAPKKTVVKDALFDQSVASDVIASRKY from the coding sequence ATGCGCGCGCACACTCGTCGAATACCTCTGGCCCTGCTTGCCCCGGCTGCGGCCGCACTGGCCGGCTGTGGCCCGAGGGCTGCGGCCCCCGGCGCGCCGGGGGCCGCCGGCAAGGCTCTCACCGTGGGCTTCTCGCAGATCGGCGCCGAGAGCTCATGGCGAACCGCGGAGACCGAGTCGATCCGCTCGGAGGCCGCCAGACGCCGCGTCGACCTGAAGTTCTCCGACGCGCAGCAGAAGCAGGAGAACCAGATCAGGGCGGTGCGCGCCTTTATCGCGCAGAGCGTCGACGCGATCATCCTGGCGCCGGTCGTGGAGAGCGGCTGGGAGCCGGTTTTGCGGGAGGCAAAGCGCGCCGGCATCCCCGTCATCCTGGTTGACCGCGGCGTGCGCGTGACGGACGAGTCGCTCTACACGACGCTCATCGCCTCCGACTTCGTGGCCGAGGGCCGCATGGCCGGCGAATGGCTCGCGAAGAAGCTGGGCGGCAAGGGCGCGGTGGTCGAGTTGCAGGGCACACCGGGCGCCGCGCCGGCCATCGACCGCAAGAAGGGCTTCGAGGAGGCGCTTGCCGCCAGCCCGGGGATTCGGATCACGCGATCGCAGTCGGGCGACTTTACGCGAGCGAAGGGCAAGGAGGTGATGGAGGCCTTCCTGAAGGCGGCCCAGGGCGAGGGTACGAAGATCGACGCCGTCTACGCCCACAACGACGACATGGCGCTTGGCGCGATCCAGGCCATCGAGGAGGCCGGGCTGAGGCCCGGCCACGACATCGTGCTCGTCTCCATCGATGGGGTGAGGCCCGCCTTCGAGGCGATGGTTGCGGGCAAGCTGAGCTGCACGGTCGAGTGCAACCCGCTGCTCGGCCCGGCGGCCTTCGATGCCGTCGAACAGGCCGTCGCGGGCAAGTCGGCGCCGAAGAAGACCGTCGTCAAGGACGCCCTGTTCGACCAGTCGGTCGCCAGCGACGTCATCGCGTCGCGCAAGTATTGA
- a CDS encoding sugar ABC transporter ATP-binding protein, with protein MPSNRPSRASRRRRRPSSRTPCSTSRSPATSSRRASIDAELPHDSPQARRPVSAPSSPVLEARRISKSFPGVRALDGVDFALLPGEIHALMGENGAGKSTLIKVLTGVCRADAGAMRLDGRAYAPRSPLHACSLGIRTVYQEVNLVPHLSVAENLRLGDLPVRRGLLDWRRIHREAAEALERLEVRVDVTRPLSSYPLAIQQMVAIARALAVPARALILDEPTSSLDEREASRLFGVLRRLRADGLGIVFVSHFLGQVYAIADRCTVLRNGRLVGAHALADLPRVRLIGQMVGREESEVEAMERRPERAASPAPAEAVLRARGVGKRRRIARFDLDLRPGEILGLAGLLGSGRTEMARLLFGLDRPDTGTVSVRGRRLKPGSPRDAIATGLGYLPEDRKTEGIIPSLSVRENIVLALQARRGWLRRLPAAAQRALAERYIRALGINTPGPRTPAAALSGGNQQKVMLARWLAAEPRVLLLDEPTRGIDVGARAEILRLIDELCADGLAILYISSELEEVAGVAHRVAVLRDRRKIGELAGAEADLETIVRAIARHDND; from the coding sequence ATGCCGTCGAACAGGCCGTCGCGGGCAAGTCGGCGCCGAAGAAGACCGTCGTCAAGGACGCCCTGTTCGACCAGTCGGTCGCCAGCGACGTCATCGCGTCGCGCAAGTATTGACGCGGAGTTGCCGCATGACTCCCCGCAGGCGCGTCGCCCCGTGAGCGCACCGTCCTCGCCCGTTCTCGAGGCCCGGCGCATCTCGAAGTCCTTCCCCGGCGTACGCGCGCTCGACGGAGTCGACTTCGCGCTGCTTCCCGGCGAGATCCACGCCCTCATGGGCGAGAACGGCGCCGGCAAGTCCACGCTGATCAAGGTGCTCACGGGCGTGTGTCGGGCCGACGCCGGCGCGATGCGCCTGGACGGCCGGGCCTACGCCCCCCGATCGCCCCTGCACGCGTGTTCGCTCGGGATCCGCACGGTCTACCAGGAAGTCAACCTGGTTCCGCACCTGTCCGTCGCGGAAAACCTCCGGCTAGGCGACCTGCCGGTGCGCCGGGGCTTGCTCGACTGGCGGCGCATCCACCGGGAGGCGGCGGAGGCGCTCGAGCGGCTCGAGGTGCGTGTTGACGTAACGCGTCCGCTCAGCAGCTATCCGCTCGCCATCCAGCAGATGGTGGCGATCGCCCGCGCGCTCGCCGTGCCGGCCCGCGCCCTGATCCTGGACGAGCCCACCTCCAGTCTGGACGAGCGCGAGGCGAGCCGGCTGTTCGGCGTGCTGCGGCGGCTCAGAGCCGATGGCCTGGGTATCGTGTTCGTCAGCCACTTTCTTGGCCAGGTCTACGCCATCGCCGACCGCTGCACGGTGCTGCGCAACGGCCGGCTCGTTGGCGCGCACGCACTGGCCGACCTGCCCCGTGTCCGCCTGATCGGGCAGATGGTCGGGCGCGAAGAGAGTGAGGTCGAGGCGATGGAGCGCCGGCCAGAGCGGGCGGCCTCGCCGGCTCCAGCGGAGGCGGTCCTGCGAGCGCGCGGCGTGGGCAAGCGGCGGCGCATCGCCAGGTTCGATCTGGACCTGCGCCCGGGCGAGATCCTGGGCCTGGCCGGCCTGCTCGGCTCCGGCCGCACGGAGATGGCGCGCCTGCTCTTCGGTCTGGACCGCCCGGATACCGGCACGGTGAGTGTGCGGGGTCGGCGCCTGAAGCCGGGCTCCCCGCGCGACGCCATCGCCACGGGCCTGGGCTATCTGCCCGAGGACCGGAAGACCGAGGGCATCATCCCCTCGCTCTCCGTGCGCGAGAACATCGTGCTGGCGCTGCAGGCCCGGCGCGGATGGCTTCGACGCCTGCCCGCGGCCGCGCAGCGAGCGCTGGCCGAACGCTACATTCGCGCCCTGGGCATCAACACACCCGGGCCGCGGACGCCCGCGGCGGCGCTGAGCGGCGGCAACCAGCAGAAGGTGATGCTGGCCCGCTGGCTCGCCGCCGAGCCGCGCGTGCTGCTGCTAGACGAGCCAACGCGGGGCATCGACGTGGGCGCGCGCGCCGAGATTCTGCGGCTCATCGACGAGTTGTGCGCCGACGGCCTGGCCATCCTCTACATCTCCTCGGAACTGGAGGAGGTGGCGGGCGTGGCCCATCGGGTCGCCGTGCTGCGCGACCGACGGAAGATCGGCGAGCTCGCGGGGGCGGAGGCCGATCTCGAGACCATCGTGCGCGCGATCGCCCGCCATGACAACGACTGA
- a CDS encoding ABC transporter permease produces MTTTEGRAPREARAVPRIVWPLAALAALLLYNLATTPGFWRLEVKQGHLYGSLVDVVNQAAPVMLVTLGMTFVLATGGVDLSVGAVMAISGAVAALLLTRWHASLSLAALAAVAVSGLLGCWNGLLVAGLRMQPIIATLVLMVAGRGVAQLLTEGQIITVDDPAFGFLGGGYVLGLPFTLFVAAAVFAAAGVLARGTAIGLFVEAVGENEVASRGAGVPVRAVKLAVYAFAGLCAGVAGLLDAADIRAADANNAGLYIELDAILAAVIGGTSLSGGRYNLGGAVIGALLIQALTTTILTKGVPVEYTLVVKAPVVLAVCLFQSESLRAMVWRRRARR; encoded by the coding sequence ATGACAACGACTGAGGGCCGCGCGCCGCGCGAGGCGCGCGCGGTCCCACGCATCGTCTGGCCGCTTGCGGCCCTCGCCGCGCTGCTCCTCTACAACCTGGCCACGACCCCCGGGTTCTGGCGCCTCGAGGTGAAGCAGGGGCACCTCTACGGCAGCCTGGTGGACGTAGTGAACCAGGCGGCCCCGGTGATGCTCGTGACGCTCGGCATGACCTTCGTGCTGGCGACGGGCGGCGTCGACCTCTCCGTCGGGGCCGTGATGGCCATCTCCGGCGCGGTCGCTGCGCTGCTGCTGACGCGCTGGCACGCGAGCCTGTCACTCGCGGCGCTGGCCGCGGTCGCGGTGAGTGGGCTTCTGGGCTGCTGGAACGGGCTGCTCGTGGCCGGCCTCCGCATGCAGCCGATCATCGCCACGCTCGTGCTGATGGTGGCCGGGCGCGGCGTCGCGCAACTCTTGACGGAGGGGCAGATCATTACGGTGGATGACCCCGCCTTCGGCTTCCTGGGCGGGGGGTACGTGCTCGGGCTGCCGTTCACCCTCTTCGTGGCGGCGGCCGTCTTCGCCGCGGCGGGTGTGCTGGCGCGCGGCACGGCGATCGGCCTCTTCGTGGAAGCGGTGGGCGAGAACGAGGTCGCGAGCCGGGGGGCCGGCGTGCCCGTGCGGGCGGTGAAGCTGGCAGTCTACGCCTTCGCGGGCCTCTGCGCCGGGGTGGCCGGCCTGCTCGACGCCGCCGACATCCGGGCGGCCGACGCCAACAACGCCGGGCTCTACATCGAGCTCGACGCCATCCTGGCCGCCGTGATCGGCGGCACCTCGCTGAGCGGGGGGCGCTATAACCTGGGGGGCGCGGTCATCGGGGCGCTGCTCATACAGGCGCTGACCACCACGATCCTTACGAAGGGCGTACCCGTAGAGTACACGCTCGTGGTGAAGGCGCCGGTGGTGCTCGCGGTATGTCTGTTCCAGTCGGAGAGCCTGCGCGCGATGGTCTGGCGGCGAAGGGCGCGCCGATGA
- the yjfF gene encoding sugar ABC transporter permease YjfF, which yields MRPSRTQLPLLTTAAVLALLYAAGAARYPAFLSWGVAVNLLRDNAFLGLASIGMTFVILTGGIDLSVGAMVGFSSILVAVLVQRHHVHPLPAFAVAGAAGTALGAGMGALIRWFALPPFLVTLAGMFLARGLGFVVSMESISIEHPFHSVLTGLGATTLPLPAAALLVGFAAAIYLAHWTRFGRNVYAVGGSEPSAILMGLPVGATKVLVYALSGLCAALAGVVYTIYTSSGSATAGTTLELDAIASVAIGGTLLTGGVGYPLGTLLGVLILGIIQTLIAFEGTLSSWWTRIAVGGLVLVFVLLQRLLHSRASRGEIAA from the coding sequence ATGAGGCCGTCGCGCACGCAGCTGCCACTGCTGACCACGGCGGCGGTCCTGGCGCTTCTCTACGCGGCCGGCGCCGCGCGCTACCCTGCGTTCCTCTCGTGGGGTGTCGCGGTGAACCTGTTGCGCGACAACGCGTTCCTGGGCCTCGCCTCTATTGGGATGACCTTCGTCATTCTGACGGGCGGCATCGACCTTTCCGTCGGGGCGATGGTGGGGTTCTCGAGTATCCTGGTGGCGGTGCTTGTGCAGCGGCACCACGTCCACCCGCTGCCGGCATTCGCGGTGGCCGGGGCGGCGGGCACGGCCCTTGGCGCGGGCATGGGCGCCCTCATTCGCTGGTTTGCGCTGCCGCCGTTCCTGGTGACGCTCGCCGGCATGTTCCTGGCGCGCGGCCTGGGCTTCGTGGTCAGCATGGAGTCCATCTCCATCGAGCATCCCTTTCACAGCGTCCTGACCGGACTGGGCGCCACCACGCTCCCCCTCCCGGCGGCGGCGCTGCTGGTCGGATTCGCCGCCGCCATCTACCTGGCGCACTGGACGCGGTTCGGGCGCAACGTCTACGCCGTCGGCGGCAGCGAGCCGTCGGCGATCCTGATGGGCCTGCCGGTGGGCGCGACGAAGGTTCTGGTCTACGCGCTCAGCGGGCTCTGCGCCGCCCTGGCCGGCGTGGTCTACACGATCTACACCTCGTCCGGCAGCGCCACGGCGGGCACGACGCTGGAGTTGGACGCCATTGCGTCGGTCGCCATCGGCGGCACGCTGCTCACGGGAGGCGTTGGCTACCCGCTTGGCACGCTGCTGGGCGTGCTCATCCTGGGCATCATCCAGACGTTGATCGCATTCGAGGGGACGCTCAGCTCCTGGTGGACCCGCATCGCCGTGGGCGGCCTGGTGCTCGTATTCGTGCTGCTGCAACGGTTACTGCACAGCCGCGCCAGCCGGGGCGAGATCGCCGCGTGA
- a CDS encoding glycoside hydrolase family 127 protein: protein MHHHVCARAWLLAAAIAAVLAPAGALAAPQLSGRVTFRILPTAPTSGHNRHYRGNRSPLAPSPLVKLPVGAVKPRGWVLRQLQLEADGMVGRLAEISPWLKFEGSAWASPTGEGANGWEELPYWLRGFVDLGGVLDDPSIQKEGRRWVDAILASQRPDGYFGPESNRAWPDLWPNMLALYALRSHHEVTRDPRVIPFMLRYYRWQTTLPFERLLPDSWQKWRGGDSLDILHWLYNETGQKWLLEQARVNHERTADWTGGIPTWHGVNVAQGFREPAQFWQQARDPRYLSATYRNYDTVRAQYGEVPGGLFGADEVARPGYTGPRQGAETCTMVEMMFSHEILTAITGDPLWADRCEEIAFNSLPAAMTADLRGLHYLTAPNQVRLDRASKAPMIMNGGDMFSYSPFEQYRCCQHNVAFGWPYYAEYQWMATPGDGLAAVLYGPSEVTARVADGTSVTIREETEYPFDDTIVLTVRPDAPARFPLTLRIPAWCDSPRLEVNGEGYALTRSRDAAADARAALFTPDRGAGGWVVVKRAWGHGDTVRLTLPMRVRVKEWARNRGAVSVHRGPLTYALRIGERWAPYGANERWPGFEVFATTPWNYGLEVDPRSAEPAVQVVRKPGALAAQPFTLADAPIELRVAARRIPDWTLEPNGLVGEVQPGPIRSAASVEQVTLVPMGCARLRVSAFPRVSDGPEARDWGPQVRATASQTWISDTLAALCDGTLPRNSADASVPRFTWYDHLGTAEWVEYAWATPRKLAWSEVFWFDDRPSGGQCRAPASWKLSWWDGQAWRPVPGASSYGVERDGMNRVTFGEVETARLRLEAQLRPGFSGGILEWRVGP from the coding sequence ATGCATCATCACGTATGCGCGCGAGCCTGGCTCCTCGCGGCCGCCATAGCCGCCGTGCTGGCGCCGGCCGGGGCGCTGGCGGCGCCACAATTGTCCGGGAGGGTCACCTTTCGCATCCTGCCCACCGCCCCAACCTCGGGGCACAACCGCCACTACCGCGGCAACCGGTCGCCACTCGCCCCGAGCCCGCTCGTCAAGCTGCCGGTAGGCGCGGTCAAGCCCCGCGGATGGGTGCTGCGGCAACTCCAGCTTGAGGCCGACGGGATGGTGGGCCGGCTCGCGGAGATCAGCCCGTGGCTTAAGTTCGAGGGCAGCGCCTGGGCGAGCCCCACCGGCGAGGGCGCCAACGGTTGGGAGGAGCTTCCCTACTGGCTGAGGGGCTTCGTCGACCTCGGTGGGGTCCTCGACGATCCGAGCATTCAGAAGGAGGGCCGCCGCTGGGTCGACGCCATCCTGGCCTCGCAGCGCCCCGACGGCTATTTCGGGCCGGAGAGCAACCGCGCGTGGCCGGACCTCTGGCCGAACATGCTGGCGCTCTACGCCCTGCGCAGCCACCACGAGGTGACCCGCGATCCGCGCGTGATTCCGTTCATGCTTCGCTATTACAGGTGGCAGACCACTCTGCCGTTCGAGCGCCTCCTCCCCGACAGTTGGCAGAAGTGGCGCGGCGGCGACAGCCTGGATATCCTGCACTGGCTCTACAACGAGACCGGCCAGAAGTGGCTACTGGAGCAGGCGCGCGTCAACCATGAGCGCACCGCCGACTGGACGGGCGGCATTCCTACCTGGCACGGTGTGAACGTGGCGCAAGGCTTCCGCGAGCCCGCCCAGTTCTGGCAGCAGGCGCGCGACCCGCGCTATCTGAGCGCCACCTACCGCAACTATGACACCGTGCGCGCCCAGTACGGCGAGGTGCCGGGGGGGCTGTTCGGGGCCGACGAGGTCGCCCGGCCGGGATACACGGGGCCCCGCCAGGGCGCCGAGACCTGCACGATGGTCGAGATGATGTTTAGCCACGAGATCCTCACGGCCATCACCGGCGACCCTCTCTGGGCCGACCGCTGCGAGGAGATCGCCTTCAACTCCCTCCCCGCCGCGATGACCGCCGACCTGCGCGGCCTGCACTACCTGACGGCGCCGAACCAGGTGCGGCTCGACCGGGCGAGCAAGGCACCCATGATCATGAACGGCGGCGACATGTTCTCGTACTCGCCGTTTGAGCAGTATCGCTGCTGCCAGCACAACGTGGCCTTCGGATGGCCCTACTACGCCGAGTACCAGTGGATGGCCACGCCCGGGGACGGTCTGGCGGCTGTGCTCTACGGCCCCAGCGAGGTGACCGCCAGGGTCGCCGACGGGACGTCGGTCACGATCCGCGAGGAGACGGAGTACCCGTTCGACGACACGATCGTGCTTACCGTGCGGCCGGACGCGCCGGCGCGCTTCCCGCTCACACTGCGAATTCCGGCCTGGTGCGACTCGCCGCGGCTCGAGGTAAACGGCGAGGGGTACGCGCTTACTCGCTCGCGCGACGCGGCCGCCGACGCGCGCGCTGCCCTCTTCACGCCGGACCGGGGCGCCGGTGGCTGGGTGGTGGTGAAGCGCGCCTGGGGCCACGGCGATACCGTCCGCCTGACCCTGCCGATGCGTGTACGCGTGAAGGAGTGGGCCCGCAACCGTGGCGCCGTCTCCGTGCACCGGGGGCCGCTCACCTACGCGCTTCGCATCGGCGAGCGGTGGGCGCCCTACGGCGCAAACGAGCGCTGGCCCGGATTCGAGGTCTTCGCGACCACGCCCTGGAACTATGGCCTGGAGGTTGACCCCAGGAGCGCGGAGCCGGCCGTGCAGGTCGTCCGCAAGCCGGGGGCGCTGGCTGCCCAGCCGTTCACCCTCGCCGACGCGCCCATCGAGCTGCGCGTGGCGGCCCGGCGCATCCCGGACTGGACGCTGGAGCCCAACGGCCTGGTGGGCGAAGTGCAGCCAGGACCCATCCGCTCCGCGGCGTCCGTGGAGCAGGTGACGCTCGTGCCGATGGGATGCGCCCGGCTGCGCGTCTCGGCCTTCCCCCGCGTAAGCGATGGGCCGGAAGCGCGCGACTGGGGTCCGCAGGTGCGGGCGACGGCATCGCAGACCTGGATCAGCGACACGCTGGCCGCGCTGTGCGACGGCACGCTGCCGCGCAACTCCGCCGACGCGAGCGTGCCGCGATTCACCTGGTACGATCACCTGGGCACGGCGGAGTGGGTCGAGTACGCCTGGGCCACGCCACGGAAGCTCGCCTGGAGCGAGGTCTTCTGGTTCGACGACCGCCCGAGCGGCGGGCAGTGCCGCGCGCCGGCCTCCTGGAAGCTCTCCTGGTGGGACGGGCAGGCGTGGCGGCCGGTGCCGGGCGCCTCGTCCTACGGCGTGGAGCGCGATGGTATGAATCGCGTCACGTTTGGCGAGGTGGAGACGGCGCGGCTGCGGCTGGAGGCGCAACTGCGGCCAGGCTTCTCTGGCGGCATCCTGGAGTGGCGCGTGGGCCCATAG
- a CDS encoding CBS domain-containing protein: MLTICAHDIMTESVEVVAVDAPLREVASILAAGRISGAPVVDATGNVVGVVSGSDIVDAIARAASLQPGPFDGLYVVHEAEQAAMESALNRPVGEVMSTELVAADEEASISDLIDLILEHHVNRVPILHGRKPVGIVTTEDVLRAMGGLQLKGARSRSRTRG; the protein is encoded by the coding sequence ATGCTCACGATCTGCGCGCACGACATAATGACGGAGAGCGTGGAAGTGGTCGCCGTGGACGCGCCTCTGCGCGAGGTCGCCTCCATCCTCGCTGCCGGGCGCATCAGCGGCGCACCGGTCGTCGACGCCACGGGCAACGTCGTCGGCGTCGTGAGCGGGTCCGACATCGTCGACGCCATCGCGCGCGCGGCGAGCCTCCAGCCGGGGCCGTTCGACGGCCTCTATGTGGTGCACGAGGCGGAGCAGGCTGCGATGGAGAGCGCCCTGAACCGACCGGTCGGCGAGGTGATGAGCACCGAGCTGGTGGCGGCCGACGAGGAGGCGTCGATCTCCGACCTGATCGATCTGATCCTGGAGCACCACGTCAACCGCGTTCCGATCCTCCACGGCCGCAAGCCCGTGGGAATCGTGACCACCGAGGACGTGCTGCGTGCCATGGGCGGCCTCCAGCTCAAGGGTGCCCGCTCGCGCTCGCGCACCCGCGGCTGA